A window of Malania oleifera isolate guangnan ecotype guangnan chromosome 2, ASM2987363v1, whole genome shotgun sequence genomic DNA:
aggtttattttataaaaatatatatatagatgaaaaaaaaatggtagaaaatcgGGGTGTGACATAGGGGGCATTTGATTTGCGAATAAAAAATATTCTTATGCAATGACATTTTTGAGAATTTCATTTTTAAAGTGTATGTTTCttgagaatatttttgtttggtgaTATTATAAGCTTTTTCAAGAATATACATAAGGTGCCTATGACAGTTTGGTTCAGCATGAGAAATGCTAGTGAGCGTATGATTATGGGACTAGACTAAACAATGCGAGGTGGTCCATCTCTCATTTTATATTCCCACCTTCCTTAGGATTCAAACTTGAGATATCTAATAAGGGTATCTTAAAGCTTTGACCATTAGGATATCTTTTAGGAGATTGACTTGTGTATGAATAATATAGATAGAATAGTTATATATTTTCAACTCAAAAATGTGTTGAAAATTGtacttaattaaatttatatttaaaatatttacaatcataaattgaaaaaatttaaacttaataatttaattaaccaATGTAATTGGGAACAATATGATCTTCAAAATGTAACAATTCTATTtcatgacaataataataatttttttattaataacatAATGGCATTTGTGTAATATCATATTACATGGCATTGATCTAATTGGTTAAAATAAGGAGAGCAATTTGATTCCAAAAGTAAGATTCTCAAGCAAATAGAGTTCTTATGTAACTTATCCTTAGGGAGGATAAAAGGGTACGGATGTGATGTTTATGTCCTTAGGGAGGATAAAAGGGTACGGATGTGATGTTTatgtcttttattttttattttttctgaaaatctttcattttcaaatatattaAAATGTTGGCCACGTTCGACTTCAACATACAAACTATatgggaatgtgatttcattggtgTTGACTGATGTGATGTCAAACTTGTTTCCGATATTGTTAGCCAGCTCTCTCTGGTTATCTATAATTTGCCGGAACATTTTGTTCTAAGCTATTACATTTTCTGACAGTCAATTGAGAGTTGCTTGAGCTTGGGATACCTGCTTGGTAGATCCATCTGGGTTGACAACAAGTGGATCTTTGATCTTCCAGGAGTGCATCGTGCGAAACCACACATCTTCGTACTCTAATGGTGGGAAATCACCATCATAACTTGAAGGTCTGAGCATGTTGATCTGGGGAGACTTATCATATTTTGTGCTTTTCCCCTTGTATTTGATATAGTATTCAAATTTTTCAGATGGTTCTCTTAGCAAGTCGACCTTTGGGTCTCTGTTGTCACATCTCTTTTTGAGTCTCTGTTGGGagtcattctttttcttcttacttCTTACTTCTTTTTCATCAGACCAATCGTACATTGGATCATTAATACAATCGTCACAGGTACAGTCAATGTCGAACCATTTGTGACTAGATTTGGTCATAGGTTCGTAGACCAGATTGCTGTCTCCTTTAAAGGATGGAATAGGGAGCTGAGATCCTAGAGAAGCTAGATCTGTCATGTTGATAGAGGTAGCTGACAGAAATGTTAAAAGCTGTCATGAACCAAACACCCTctcaagcttttaggtaaaatttGCTATCAACATGGAATTAGAGCTATGACATTTAggaggtttttggtttttgtcATGCTGACTATTTTTATTGTGTGGTGAAAAATTATCTTATTCCTATAATGTGTGTAATTTTTCGTTTGCTTCTCTCTTCAAATGCAATATGACTATACATGCAACTGAATGTTAAAACTAGATATGTATTGTTGGCTTCAGTCTAATTGTATAAGCTTTTAGTAAAAGCGGTAATTGAGTCATGCTAACTATGTGCTTTTGGCTTTAGTTATGTTGCTTACATTTACTACGCGGTGGTTAAAGATGATAATAATATCTGTTTTTTGTCATTTGGttctctccaaaaaaaaaaatcaacagaAGTCGTCACCATAGTGCGCAACATTTGAATAATATTCTTTACATAGAACAATAATGTTTACTTAGGTACTTTGATAATGTGACCTAATCATCAATGCCCATTAAATGTTTGTAAGAACAAGTTgagaaaaaaaaacaatatttaatcatttaaattgctaaactttgataaatcaatttcttcaaggggggggggggggagtgtacaaaaattactgaaaaataaaaaactgaATCGAAATTGGACCGAAATCATAAGCGGTTTGATTGTTCGATATTTGGTTTCGATTTTGGTcttagaaaatgtaaattttttgtttcgatttccaaaatataattgaatcgaaaaattaaaaaatcgatttaaatttaaattatatataaaaatcaatataattaCTTAATTAGTATGTTAATACATGATTGGtccatttaatatttagaaatcaaaataCCTAATAGATTATCAACAATTCTTGTGAAAAACAATAGTTGAATATTTAAAAGATcagttaaaaattaaaaaaaccatAATTGAATCGTTGAATGTTCGATTCTCTAAGAGATAATAAATTtggtttgattttgattttggtttggaAAAACTAAAAATCGCAAGATTCCATTCAATTTTGGATTTGATCCATAACTAAACCGTAATAAACCGATTACACCTTTAGTTTCTCCCTTTTCAATTTGATCAACTAAACTTAAATCAATTGACTTGTCAACATTCCTCGTACGTTATTTAGAAAGATTTATGCAGGAACATAAGACCAACCATTCAATTATCGTGTACATAAAATTGTGGTCTGATCTCAGTTATCTCCATTATTGAATGTTATGTCCTCCAAGTCCGAGCCCTAACTCAGCTTCGGCTAGACGGGCCCATGCTTATTTTTGCGTACTGGCCTTTAGACCCGCTATGAACCGATCCATATTTTTTTCGGAGGATCCACCGGGCGTCAAAGCCGCTTCCATCATCGTCCTCATCTCTCCTATTCGATTCCTGAACTCGTCCCCTGATTTTCCACTCATCAGACGGATGACATTCTCCGAAACCTCCTCCTTCGTGATCGGCTTCCCGTCGCTCAAGTTGATCCCGATCTTCCAATCATCCACCACCAATTTGCGATTCGTAAACTGATCCGTCAGCAGCGGGAAGCACAGCATTGGAACCCTACACCAGGCGCTCTCCAGTATCGAGTTCCACCCGCAGTGCGTCAAGAACCCGCCGATCGCCGGGTGGGCCAGCACCGATATCTGGAAGCACCAGGGGATTACCATCGCGCGGTCGCCGATCTCCTCCCTGTATCCGACGGGCAGGGGGTCCGCATCCTCGGAGCTCACGATGTCGGGTCGGAGCACCCAAACGAAACTGACCCCGCTTCGGGCTAAACCGTTGGCGATCTCCACGAGGTCGCTCTTGGTGACGTGGGCGTAGCTGCCAAAGGACACGTAGAGGACAGAGGCGCGCGGCCTGGCGTCGAGCCAGTGGGTGCAGTCGGACTCGGACCAGAGGCTGGTGGCGACGGCGCTCCTGGAGAACCCGGTGGGGAAGATGGGTCCGACCGCGAGGAACTGAATGCCGGGTCGGAGGGCGGAAATGGTATAGGGTTCGAGTTCATGGACCGTGTTGCAGAGGACGACGTGGGCGCCGCGGGCCTCCTGGAAGGCTTTGGAGATGATCTGGTGGCAGACGGAGGAGGTGTCCGTGTCTTGGAGATACGACGTCATATCCTTTGGCTCGATTCCCGCCACCCCCGGTACGTAATCCACCGTGTCACCGCGAGGATCTGATCGTCCATCCCATGCACAATGTCAAAATTATAATGTTGGTCCAACTTTTTTGGTGATGCAATcaattaattatttgattcacaacattaaaaatatttcaatagaATGATATTTTTAGGAATCTCAATTTTTAAGTATTGGATGTCAATCTTAtgagtatatttttatttgtctcgcgttttataaattttaaaaatattttatgttataaaattgttattaatgtatacaagattcttatttcaatatttgaTTCAATAAGAGAATTTTAATAGTATTTTTAAAAGATGATCGTTATACtattgatatgtatatatgtatatgattaatatatgaaaaatacTTATATTTTTCAACACAAAACCCTACTAAAAATTTCATAGATGATTAAATTTATATCCTAAAAGTTTCAACAATtatgaatataaaaaatattgaacacttgataattaattaactaaattaattgaGGGCAATGCATTGTCTAAATATTAactattatatttaaaaatttacaagacaataataatattaattttatttagtaaattgcaaatgttaattagtataaatatTTACACTTTTCATAGATATTTTACGAATAATTTATATCTTcaattaacattatatatatatatatatatattataattaaaaataatcaatattatACTTAACTTCAATTAATTATTATTGGGGATTTTTTTTCAATGATTGAGGAATTGAAACCAAATCTAGTGAACTTCTTATTTAGGGGTATGGTATGTGGTACCATTGTGGTCTTGTTGACATTATTAGGTTGGATTAGGACAGTTCAAAATTGCCTAATAACCAAATTGATTCGATAAAATTCAGTTTGAACACCGATTAGTTAAATTTCGGCTAACTGATCTGTTTGGGTTTGTTTCGATTTAcctttttatgattttcaattatcaATTCAATTTTGATATCTTAATGTTCATCAATCAACATTTAATGCTTGTCTATACATACATgcaaatatatgcatatatatgttgtatacgacgaatattatttttgatagcAAATTACATACATCTCTATCGATTTGATGACCAAAATTGAATTATCGATTAACCAAAAATAGTAACTCAAAAGTtgggttcaattttgatttgaaaaatcacTAAACTAATAATATAGGTTTAGTTCATTGTTTATTGGTTTGATTTAACCTATACTATACTGATCATCATTGGAACTTAATTAAATACAATTTTGAGATTAAGGATAGCTTTATAAGACATTTAAACTCAGATAAATGACCACTTGGGAATGTTGGCATGCACCTAACTcgtgaatattttaaaaatagtgCTCAGTTTACTTATATGAATTTGACATGAAACCATTCACAGGAGGCttaattctttttttaattttagagAATTAATTGTAAAAGAAAAGATtcttctcatttatttatttcatttttgacTTTTGTTGATCAAGGATAATTGTACCTATGATACCTGTTTTTGTCGTTTATTAATAAAAGAAAGGTGCAGTGCTGGTAGGAGCATGAATtttaaattcatgaaaatataagttaataaattaataaattatattacattttattcaaatctatacaaattcaaatttaagatttttCTCAAACATAAATAATTATTTCCATACTTACATAACCCTTATAATTACAGAAATTCCTATTCAGCCAAGTAATCTGAATTCTCGACTGTGTACTGCTACATAGTTAGTATTCATGCATTATATTGCAAATTTAATTAACTTTTTAACTcaatattaatataaattaaataatctCTGatcattttaaataatttttttaatcaagtGCATTACAAGCTAGAAAATTTAAGCATGCAACCTCCTCCTAAAATAGCTTTGtctttgtgagagagagagagagagagagagagagagagagagagagggttacCAGGGCAAGCAAAATGACCATTTTTCTCGAGAAGATGCATATGGTAATATAGTGTAAAAACCAGAGCCGGTTCGGTCCAGAAAGAAACATACAGCAGCCCAAACTTCTGGGCAATCGTTGCCGGCCACACAAAGAAGGTGTCGGCGATCAAGCAGGTGACCGGCGGGCATGCAGAGCTGATAATCCTCCCGAGCACCTCCTCCACGTGCGTCGAGAACACGTGCAACAGCGACCCCATGAACTGATCGTGGTTGAGGGAGCGGTCGAACTCCAGGGGCAGGCCGTCGCACACGGTCGTGTAGCGGATGTCGAGACCCGAGTCGCGAACGGCGGCGAAGGGGTCGCTGCAGGCGGAGTCGCGGCTGCGGTGGGCTTGGAAGGTCTGGTGGTGGATGTAGTTGGTGTTGACGAAGGTGATGGTGAAGCCCTTGGAGGCAAGCTTGATGGCCAGGTGGACGGAGGGGATGACGTGCCCTTGAAGTGGGTATGCTACCAGGATGGCATGAGGTTTCTGTTCTCCATCCGCCATAGTTCgatctcagagagagagagagagagagagagattgtcaATTAAATCTGCCTGTAAACTAATTTGAGCTAGTGTGCacagggggagagagagagacaagaggCCGCAGAGCACCTGCAGAATGACCGAATGTGCCTAATTTACGGAGGTGAATGGACAAGAAAGCTTTCATTTGCCGAAGCTATAAAGAAGAATGATCGTGTATACTCATGTGCGCGCGCGCCACTCATATTTTAATTTTACCATGTACAGATTTTTAGGtaaaaaataacataaattatctaatttaattatttaattaaaattattgaaATTGATGTATTCTCaagaagaggggtgaattgggtatttaaaatttttctcttatGTCGATTCAAATTTcacaaatagtattacacaaacttcgggtctttctatatattcataaacccaatcaatctcaatagtaaaacataaatatttaagtaCTGAAATTTtaattgcgaaaattaaaagtagatataagaaatgttatcggagtttggtcaactgtgcctacatctCCGCCTCAATCTcacaagaggattccactaaagctcacataacgggtggagcggcatctaacacaacaccttaacaggatggtgcaccttaCTTTCCTAATCAGGTCAAAGAAAATCCGAAACTTTTCACaggacaagtctccctctttaggcccgtgctcGAAATACAACAAGTAATCAAATACagtttgtgtacaaatattatgctttttacactaagcagatgtgtaccaatacgcacaaacagtaatcaatgcactcacagttgatagtatttatgctcaagtaagatcttgaaaatttaattcaagataatatattcaacgagtgaatattcaaggttacctcaaaatctctaatcaagtatcacacaaatattttatcaaatataatcacaacagaTATTTAGGATTTAATCtggtaaaatatttataaaataagaTATACAAactctcaagtcttgcaatttgaatgcaaatattagaaaactaaaaacaagttattcccaatcaaatatttatacacGAAAAATTATGGGAATAAACAATCAaagcaaaactctcaaaaatgtttttcaaatatgtatgaatgtatgAGAGTAATGCCAAGGAAATGTTTTGAAATGATGcagaataaaaaaaacaaatcttCCTACATCTTGTAATTGATTTACAAGTTaggagaactagaaaaacaaactctattttcaaaatcatatttgctaataaatatgtaAGAGAGTATAAAAATATGCTTGGAATATTGCGTATATAGCAAAAaaagtataaaatatttgaaagaatttttgctaatgacttttgctaatctcttgctaatcaaGGCAAATTAGGGGGTAatatatagatatccctcaaattttgaccgttgggggacctattgggtattttagaaaaagttaaaatagggttaataaaaGTTAACCACGTTTTAATTTCGTTGAAATTCGAGCAACCCAAGAAGTTTGGTCAACCATTTTTAAAGTTCGGTTAATCGGGTTACTCAGTTCAGTCaattagggtgtttttgaactaatGTATGTGTTGGTCGACTAGACTATATGCAATTTtggaacctccgaggttcggttgaccaggctaAGTTAGGTTGACCGAATTtgaatgttcggttgaccgagccattttACTACtacaagttcagttgaccagggcgttgggatTTCCTTATGTGCTAATTCGGTCAACCAGAGTACTGGAGTTCATTTTAAagttggtcgaccaaatggtcaactattgaccctaGGGATGTTCGATCGAACGAAGCTACTATGTAGGttcgggttcggtcgaccgagtagtCAAAACTGTTGACTCtcacaagtttggtcgaccgaaacttttATATGGCTTTGAGTTCGGCCAACCGAGGCTATTCAACTTGTACATTTAGGTTCGGATTTTCATTTAAAGTCACTTTTGTTCACATAAGTATAATTTCTAaattataggggacttttcatgtgatgtttagagACATAAAggcaatctatggtctttgagcgtTAACcaaaaaaatccagcgtcggtcaATCGAAGGTCAACCAAAGGGtgattgttgaccctattggtcacatcccattttgatcatgacaaataccttagtatttaatgtctgtcaagtttgtgtgcaggtttatattatcagatcatatgttggcacatgagaagacttgaagactaaagaccctgaaatctcattgtaatttatattttgtgtaatttgggtctgtaatagtaatatagaaaCGGTTTGTAATagttaatgcatgacatgcatgtaggaactaaagctcaagaacgtagtttgaccttagggatagTCGACTgatgccaggttttttggcgtacttagtaagaccttagaaaagaccctaggtcccagtacttgcacataagaaagtctccatatcacttacataattagGAGAATAaattgaagcaaaaattggacttaattggaaattttgagagaggttgggcgatcgaacctattGTGTTCAAAGCACCTCGGGTGTCCAAACCGCTAAGAAGTCAGTGGGTTGACCAGGTTTCAGGTGATCGAACCAAAAATGAGTGCATcgtcctcgggcgaccgaacccatgtcaAAGTGCTTcgtgttcaaaaaggcctcgggcgaccgaacttgctggttcggttaaccgaactcagcttcgggcacctgaactgcTGATAGAAAATTTCTatctttggttcagccaaccgaccctgatttcgggcacccaaacctttaaaaattgaatttttgactaAGTCTATTCGGCCACCCAAACCTCAGACCGAACACCTGAATCTCacgggttaaattattttttatcggGGTTAGATttaattaaacagggttaatttttctaaaccattttaaaacaattttaagaatacctttggtgtccccaatggtcataattttgcctatgcctatatatatttcttcatttgcaaaattaaggcaagaatagcaaataggattagccaaaaactctctcaaatttcttaaaccttatttgttcattccaaccccatacactcataatacttccattcctttgagaaatatagctttgtgagtgttttattgattattccattTTACTAAAAACCCTTAGTTActcttgtgcttgtgattttcatattgagggtttggcttgatttttcccccgatttcatttgataaatctttggttgggaaaaatcatatagttAAGTGAGTTTGTATTATCATTGAAATACTCATTTGAGCTTATTCttttgtatgcaaaaatattttacaaaactagatttcaaacaaatcttgtgctagatacatttgagaaaatatttttgaggttgtttgaatactttaattgacatctttgaaaccctaagcttgcattgagatattttatattgtgtttcaaagaaaccttgtttatacactcttgtgcatatttgagattatccaaaatattgagtgttgattgcacatgtagagcaccgagcttatagttcatacatcattgatgtgcattgattatattgtgcatagtggtacatatcaacttatgtaagaagcatttgtttgtacgtaaaattttaaatctgttgtattccaggcacgggcctgaagagggaaactagccatgttgaatagtctcggactggcttagacatgattaggaaagttaggtacgccatcctggtaaggcgtgttggttgaggtcaatctcgtgaattgacctagttataaccagtgccgctctacccgttaagtgagtattagtggaatccttgggcttgcaagttagaggcgaggacataggcatagttggatgaaccctgataacatttcttgtgtatgcttttaattttcgcattttaaattccaacacatgtatgtttatattttact
This region includes:
- the LOC131149669 gene encoding UDP-glycosyltransferase 86A2 isoform X1; translated protein: MVDQTSWKPHAILVAYPLQGHVIPSVHLAIKLASKGFTITFVNTNYIHHQTFQAHRSRDSACSDPFAAVRDSGLDIRYTTVCDGLPLEFDRSLNHDQFMGSLLHVFSTHVEEVLGRIISSACPPVTCLIADTFFVWPATIAQKFGLLYVSFWTEPALVFTLYYHMHLLEKNGHFACPDPRGDTVDYVPGVAGIEPKDMTSYLQDTDTSSVCHQIISKAFQEARGAHVVLCNTVHELEPYTISALRPGIQFLAVGPIFPTGFSRSAVATSLWSESDCTHWLDARPRASVLYVSFGSYAHVTKSDLVEIANGLARSGVSFVWVLRPDIVSSEDADPLPVGYREEIGDRAMVIPWCFQISVLAHPAIGGFLTHCGWNSILESAWCRVPMLCFPLLTDQFTNRKLVVDDWKIGINLSDGKPITKEEVSENVIRLMSGKSGDEFRNRIGEMRTMMEAALTPGGSSEKNMDRFIAGLKASTQK
- the LOC131149669 gene encoding UDP-glycosyltransferase 86A2 isoform X2, encoding MADGEQKPHAILVAYPLQGHVIPSVHLAIKLASKGFTITFVNTNYIHHQTFQAHRSRDSACSDPFAAVRDSGLDIRYTTVCDGLPLEFDRSLNHDQFMGSLLHVFSTHVEEVLGRIISSACPPVTCLIADTFFVWPATIAQKFGLLYVSFWTEPALVFTLYYHMHLLEKNGHFACPDPRGDTVDYVPGVAGIEPKDMTSYLQDTDTSSVCHQIISKAFQEARGAHVVLCNTVHELEPYTISALRPGIQFLAVGPIFPTGFSRSAVATSLWSESDCTHWLDARPRASVLYVSFGSYAHVTKSDLVEIANGLARSGVSFVWVLRPDIVSSEDADPLPVGYREEIGDRAMVIPWCFQISVLAHPAIGGFLTHCGWNSILESAWCRVPMLCFPLLTDQFTNRKLVVDDWKIGINLSDGKPITKEEVSENVIRLMSGKSGDEFRNRIGEMRTMMEAALTPGGSSEKNMDRFIAGLKASTQK